A DNA window from Thermodesulfatator atlanticus DSM 21156 contains the following coding sequences:
- a CDS encoding DUF429 domain-containing protein, giving the protein MKKFNESYGILAGVDGCSKGWCVALGFLRKATGAFTAEKILFCRDITEVFNLGAEVYAIDMPIGLPMEHKPGGRKCDRLARKLLGPRRASIFTPPPRKAFSFKSYEALSQSGIRISRQSFNILPKIKELDLYLRKCRPKSIYETHPELVFFRLHGDFLPSKHTSSGLNLRVALLVGTYLFRSLERNLNAIKGNLRLDVLDAYACLLAAKRIYEDKAQRVPENIEKDAFGLEMAIWF; this is encoded by the coding sequence ATGAAAAAGTTTAATGAAAGCTATGGCATTTTGGCAGGAGTTGACGGGTGTAGCAAGGGCTGGTGTGTGGCCCTGGGTTTTTTACGAAAAGCAACAGGTGCTTTTACAGCCGAAAAAATTCTTTTCTGTCGGGATATTACTGAGGTTTTTAATCTTGGAGCAGAAGTTTACGCTATCGATATGCCTATAGGGCTCCCTATGGAACACAAACCCGGGGGCAGGAAATGCGACCGTTTGGCAAGAAAGCTGCTTGGCCCACGCCGAGCCAGTATTTTTACCCCACCTCCAAGAAAGGCCTTTTCTTTTAAAAGTTATGAAGCTTTATCTCAAAGCGGGATTAGAATTTCGCGCCAGAGTTTTAATATCCTTCCGAAGATTAAAGAGCTTGATCTTTACTTGAGAAAATGCAGGCCCAAAAGTATCTACGAAACCCATCCAGAACTCGTATTTTTTAGGCTTCATGGAGATTTTTTGCCTTCAAAGCACACTTCTTCGGGATTAAATCTTCGCGTGGCACTTCTTGTTGGGACCTATTTGTTTCGCAGTCTTGAAAGGAATCTCAATGCGATAAAAGGGAACTTGCGCCTGGACGTATTGGATGCTTATGCCTGTCTTTTGGCTGCTAAACGAATTTATGAAGATAAGGCCCAAAGAGTTCCTGAAAACATTGAAAAAGATGCGTTTGGCTTGGAAATGGCTATCTGGTTTTAG
- a CDS encoding ThiF family adenylyltransferase: MWHIIKKSNIGRRLTNFGIKSEKDFFEEVFRPQRGLISQEEQERLKHATVAIPGLGGVGGTHLISLARSGVGRFKIAEFDVFEPRNISRQYGARVDTLGRPKGKVMLEEAFRINPFLQLEFYEEGITPENINAFLEGVDVVIDGIEFFALEARKLLYDTAREKGIPLITAAPLGFSASLLVFHPEESPSFEEYFAIKPDMSPMEKALLFALGLAPKPFFLKYLDLKSIDLKAGQGPASVIACYLCSALAAMEALRIILGKPGLKPVPHYLQIDLFLHKMHQGYLKKGNKSASQRLKFFYLKRKLKI; the protein is encoded by the coding sequence ATGTGGCATATAATCAAAAAAAGCAATATAGGCAGAAGACTTACCAATTTTGGTATTAAAAGCGAAAAAGATTTCTTCGAAGAGGTCTTTCGCCCTCAACGCGGCCTTATTTCCCAGGAAGAACAAGAACGGCTAAAACACGCCACCGTTGCTATTCCAGGCCTTGGGGGCGTAGGGGGGACCCACTTAATAAGCCTTGCCCGCTCAGGTGTTGGTCGTTTCAAAATTGCCGAGTTTGATGTCTTTGAGCCTCGCAATATCAGTCGCCAATACGGTGCCAGGGTTGATACTTTAGGCCGCCCAAAAGGCAAAGTAATGCTTGAGGAAGCCTTCCGCATAAACCCCTTTCTCCAATTAGAATTCTACGAGGAAGGCATAACACCTGAAAATATTAACGCCTTTTTAGAAGGAGTTGACGTTGTTATTGATGGGATCGAATTTTTTGCCTTAGAAGCCCGCAAGCTCCTTTATGATACAGCCAGAGAAAAGGGAATCCCCCTTATCACCGCGGCTCCCTTGGGCTTTAGTGCCTCTTTGCTTGTATTTCACCCCGAAGAAAGCCCATCTTTTGAAGAATATTTCGCCATTAAACCCGACATGTCTCCTATGGAAAAAGCCTTGCTCTTTGCTTTAGGGCTTGCCCCCAAGCCCTTTTTTCTCAAATATCTTGACCTCAAAAGTATTGACCTTAAAGCAGGCCAGGGGCCTGCCTCGGTGATTGCGTGTTATCTTTGCAGTGCCCTGGCTGCTATGGAAGCGTTGAGAATCATCCTAGGAAAACCCGGACTCAAGCCCGTACCACATTATCTCCAAATTGATCTTTTCCTTCACAAAATGCACCAAGGCTACCTTAAAAAAGGCAATAAAAGTGCCAGCCAAAGGCTTAAATTCTTTTACTTAAAGCGCAAGCTCAAAATCTAG
- the ccsB gene encoding c-type cytochrome biogenesis protein CcsB, translating to MYCVATVGFFVYAYTLKREAAKGALYTLILGFSFHTLSIISRWIEAGHPPLTNLFEATSFLSWAIVLAYLIIEKRLKQVRILGSVITPIAALLMLYSSLCPKEIFPLPPVLRSYWLPIHAAISLISYGFFILAAASGLLYLIQERQIKKKKLGGWFKRLPSLEVLDRVNEISLKIGFPLLTVGIITGAAWAEKAWGDYWSWDPKETWSLIMWLIYAALLHERLAVGWRGRKAAWLSLIGFLAWLISFFIINLYIPGAHTYVEWHG from the coding sequence GTGTATTGCGTCGCCACGGTAGGCTTTTTTGTATACGCCTACACCCTTAAACGCGAGGCAGCCAAAGGCGCTCTTTATACCCTGATTTTGGGATTTAGTTTTCACACCCTGAGCATTATTAGTCGGTGGATCGAAGCGGGCCATCCCCCTCTTACCAACCTTTTTGAGGCAACGTCTTTTTTGAGCTGGGCTATTGTGCTGGCCTATCTCATAATCGAAAAGCGCTTAAAACAAGTACGTATTCTGGGATCAGTAATCACACCGATCGCCGCGCTTCTTATGCTTTATTCTTCGTTATGCCCGAAAGAAATCTTTCCCCTTCCACCGGTACTCCGTAGTTACTGGCTCCCAATCCACGCCGCTATATCTCTTATCTCATATGGCTTTTTTATTCTCGCGGCTGCAAGTGGGTTGCTTTATCTCATCCAGGAACGCCAAATTAAAAAGAAAAAACTAGGTGGTTGGTTTAAGCGACTACCATCTCTTGAAGTACTTGACCGGGTTAATGAAATTTCCCTAAAAATAGGCTTTCCTTTGTTGACTGTCGGCATTATCACCGGAGCGGCCTGGGCAGAAAAGGCCTGGGGTGACTACTGGAGCTGGGACCCCAAAGAAACCTGGTCGTTAATTATGTGGCTTATCTACGCGGCCCTTTTGCACGAAAGGCTCGCAGTAGGTTGGCGGGGAAGAAAAGCCGCCTGGCTCTCTTTAATCGGTTTTCTTGCTTGGCTAATCTCGTTTTTTATTATAAATCTTTACATTCCAGGGGCACATACCTATGTCGAATGGCACGGTTAA
- the hemA gene encoding glutamyl-tRNA reductase has product MSNGTVKDHIIAIGLNHRTAPIEVREKLAFAGKDIDPLDVFLKIPVVREALFLSTCNRVELYLVTREPQAALEMSKKAWGRANDIEISLFEPHLYYFHNEETIRHLFRVASGLDSLVLGEPQILGQLKDAYRRAAKRRATGVILNRLLHKTFSVAKRIRSETGIGSHAVSVSYAAVELAKKIFGELSGKKAMLIGAGEMAELAAQHLLAQGIEKLIVANRTLARAIELAKHFKGEAISLEEIEDYLLKVDIVISSTGAPNYILSAKQIKKLMRPRKMRPLFFIDIAVPRDIDPKANDIENVFVYDIDDLKAVVEENLAFRQKEAIRAERIIEEEVIKFLSWLEQLEIYPTIVALRKKAEEIRKRELEKTISHLKTKLCQEDLEALDILTKSLVNKLLHDPIIYLKNRYHKDGQQVVDFTRKLFNLDGDRPLEIDHHQIFLPENHKKELKKH; this is encoded by the coding sequence ATGTCGAATGGCACGGTTAAAGATCACATTATCGCTATCGGGCTTAATCATCGCACCGCCCCTATTGAGGTTAGAGAAAAACTTGCCTTTGCTGGAAAAGATATAGACCCCTTGGATGTATTTCTAAAAATACCAGTGGTGCGGGAAGCCCTTTTTCTTTCAACCTGCAACCGTGTTGAATTGTATTTAGTTACGAGAGAGCCTCAGGCGGCCCTTGAAATGAGCAAAAAGGCCTGGGGGCGTGCCAATGACATAGAAATCTCCCTCTTTGAGCCTCATCTCTATTATTTTCATAACGAAGAAACCATAAGGCATCTGTTCCGCGTGGCCTCAGGGCTTGATTCCCTTGTATTAGGGGAACCCCAAATTCTTGGCCAACTTAAAGATGCTTACCGGCGCGCGGCTAAAAGAAGGGCAACCGGTGTTATCCTGAATCGCCTTCTTCACAAAACTTTTTCCGTAGCCAAGCGCATTCGTTCTGAAACTGGTATCGGCAGCCACGCAGTTTCAGTAAGCTATGCTGCCGTTGAGCTTGCCAAAAAAATATTTGGCGAGCTTTCTGGCAAAAAGGCCATGTTAATTGGGGCAGGAGAGATGGCTGAGCTTGCGGCTCAGCACTTACTCGCTCAAGGAATCGAAAAACTAATTGTTGCCAATCGTACCCTGGCCCGTGCCATTGAACTTGCCAAACATTTTAAAGGTGAAGCAATAAGTCTTGAAGAAATAGAAGACTACCTTTTAAAGGTTGACATTGTCATCTCTTCCACCGGAGCTCCAAACTATATCTTAAGTGCTAAGCAGATAAAAAAACTTATGCGCCCCCGCAAAATGCGTCCCTTATTTTTTATCGATATCGCAGTTCCCAGGGATATAGATCCCAAAGCTAACGACATAGAAAATGTATTTGTCTATGATATAGACGATTTAAAAGCCGTTGTTGAAGAAAATCTTGCCTTTAGACAAAAAGAAGCAATCAGAGCTGAACGCATCATAGAAGAAGAAGTTATAAAGTTTTTGAGTTGGCTAGAACAATTAGAAATATACCCCACTATAGTTGCCCTACGGAAAAAAGCCGAAGAAATAAGAAAAAGAGAACTAGAAAAAACTATTTCTCATTTAAAAACCAAACTTTGCCAAGAAGACCTTGAAGCTCTTGATATTCTAACTAAATCTTTAGTCAACAAACTTTTACATGACCCTATCATCTACCTTAAAAATCGATATCATAAAGACGGACAACAGGTAGTTGATTTTACCCGCAAATTGTTTAACCTCGACGGCGATAGACCGTTAGAAATTGATCATCATCAAATTTTCTTACCAGAGAACCATAAGAAAGAGCTTAAAAAGCATTAG
- a CDS encoding DUF2628 domain-containing protein — protein sequence MWHVYKHSLKGFEIVKDGFNLWALLFGVLYLFYKRLWKHGLLLALCFLSLSILAEVAIPDRYNAELAVSIIQLGGSIFMAIYVNEWRKEYLIKSGYQLVGSYNSKEKARQAIKDLQSS from the coding sequence ATGTGGCACGTGTATAAACATAGTCTTAAAGGATTTGAAATAGTAAAAGATGGCTTTAACCTTTGGGCACTTCTTTTTGGCGTTTTATATCTTTTCTATAAAAGGCTATGGAAACACGGCTTATTACTTGCCCTGTGTTTTTTAAGTCTAAGTATTCTCGCTGAAGTTGCTATTCCTGATAGGTACAATGCTGAATTAGCCGTAAGCATAATACAGCTGGGCGGCTCGATTTTTATGGCAATATATGTTAACGAGTGGCGTAAAGAATATTTAATAAAATCAGGATATCAGTTGGTTGGATCTTACAATTCAAAAGAAAAAGCCAGACAAGCGATAAAAGATTTGCAAAGTAGTTAA
- the secG gene encoding preprotein translocase subunit SecG codes for MFTVLVVVHVIVCIFLVGVVLVNVSKGSEVGAVFSGSQAIFGGAGPGTFLNKVTTVLAILFFTTSLALTYLSTKRTNTIMNEVPKLEIPAPQKAPAPQVPTTPESKPEQVPVPTPQQGK; via the coding sequence ATGTTTACGGTTCTGGTAGTTGTGCACGTAATTGTCTGTATCTTCTTAGTAGGTGTTGTTTTGGTGAATGTGAGCAAGGGCTCGGAAGTAGGGGCCGTTTTTAGTGGCAGCCAGGCTATCTTTGGGGGAGCTGGCCCTGGAACATTTTTAAACAAAGTTACCACAGTCCTTGCTATTTTATTTTTTACTACTTCTTTGGCACTTACCTATCTTTCAACAAAGCGCACAAATACTATCATGAACGAAGTGCCAAAGTTAGAAATACCTGCACCGCAAAAAGCCCCCGCTCCGCAGGTACCTACTACTCCTGAATCAAAGCCTGAACAGGTACCTGTTCCTACTCCCCAGCAAGGTAAATAA
- the tpiA gene encoding triose-phosphate isomerase, with amino-acid sequence MKRRPLIAGNWKMYKTVPETLAYIETFKPLVAGVEDRDIMLAPPFTSLDAAERALEGSNIALGAQNCHYADEGAFTGEISPRMLADIGVTYVILGHSERRHLFGESNELIRKKVESVLRYELIPILCIGETLEEREAGKTLSVLESQLKEGLAGFSAEDLKNLVIAYEPVWAIGTGKTATPEQAQEAHAFCRKILAEMFGEDFSERTRILYGGSVKPENVVGLMARPDIDGALVGGASLKPDSFAKIVNFGRME; translated from the coding sequence ATGAAGAGGAGACCCTTAATTGCAGGAAACTGGAAAATGTATAAAACCGTACCTGAAACACTGGCGTATATTGAAACCTTTAAGCCTCTAGTGGCTGGAGTTGAGGATAGGGACATCATGCTTGCTCCTCCCTTTACTTCGTTAGATGCGGCGGAAAGGGCCCTTGAGGGGTCAAACATTGCCCTGGGAGCACAAAATTGCCATTATGCCGATGAAGGGGCCTTTACCGGTGAAATCTCACCCCGCATGCTTGCGGATATCGGGGTAACCTATGTTATTTTAGGGCATTCTGAACGGCGGCATCTTTTTGGTGAATCTAACGAACTTATAAGAAAAAAAGTCGAAAGTGTTTTGCGCTATGAACTTATTCCTATTCTTTGTATTGGTGAAACCTTAGAAGAACGCGAGGCTGGTAAAACACTTTCAGTGCTTGAGAGCCAACTAAAAGAAGGTCTGGCTGGTTTTTCTGCTGAAGATCTTAAAAATCTCGTAATTGCTTATGAGCCCGTTTGGGCCATTGGCACAGGAAAAACTGCTACCCCTGAGCAAGCCCAAGAGGCCCATGCTTTTTGTCGTAAAATACTGGCTGAGATGTTTGGTGAAGATTTCTCTGAGAGGACAAGAATTCTTTATGGGGGTAGCGTAAAGCCAGAAAATGTTGTAGGTCTAATGGCACGTCCTGATATAGACGGAGCCCTGGTAGGAGGGGCTTCTCTTAAACCGGATTCTTTTGCCAAAATAGTTAATTTTGGGAGGATGGAATAG